In Alligator mississippiensis isolate rAllMis1 chromosome 10, rAllMis1, whole genome shotgun sequence, one DNA window encodes the following:
- the LOC106737354 gene encoding pre-B lymphocyte protein 3: MVLCILALLLAGVLVSASRSQPVLTQPDFILVSPGQTVNLSCSLNSGYHIKDYGVSWYQQRPGYPPRYLLYYNSEADKHKSSEIPDRFSAFKDPTINACILTISGVEAEDGADYYCSISYAIYYL, encoded by the exons ATGGTTCTATGTATCCTGGCTCTCCTCCTCGCAGGGGTTTTGGTGTCAG CTTCCAGGTCCCAGCCAGTGCTGACTCAGCCAGATTTTATTTTAGTGTCGCCAGGACAAACCGTGAATCTGTCCTGCTCCTTGAACTCTGGGTACCACATCAAGGATTATGGGGTTTCGTGGTACCAGCAGAGACCTGGATATCCACCGAGGTACCTGCTCTATTACAATTCAGAGGCAGACAAGCACAAGTCCTCTGAGATTCCAGACCGCTTCTCTGCCTTCAAAGACCCCACCATCAATGCCTGCATCTTGACCATCTCTGGGGTCGAGGCTGAGGATGGTGCTGACTACTACTGCTCAATATCATACGCCATCTACTATCTATAG